From the genome of Arthrobacter sp. SLBN-122:
CATGAACTCCTCGGCTGCCCGCACCTGCTCCGCGGTGGGACGCACGCCGGTGTAGAGCACGAACTGTTCCAGTGCCTGGATGGTGGCAACCTCGGCCCCCGTGATGACCGGTTTCCCTGCCACACGGGCCGTCTTGATCAGCGGCGTCTCCGCCGGGAGCGCCACCACGTCGAAGACCAGCCGGGCTGCCTGGATGGCCTCCGCGGGAAACGATAGGCTGTCCGCTTCGGCGCCGCCGGCCATGCCGATGGGGGTGACGTTGATGATCAGGTCCGCCGTGCCGCCGTCGAGCGCTGCCCGCCACTGGAAGCCGTACTGGTCGGCGAGCGCACGGCCGGCAGCCTCATTCCGGGCGATGACGGTGACGTTCCTGAAGCCGGCATCGCGGAGGGCGGCAACCGTGGCCTTGGCCATGCCGCCCGCACCCTGGACCAGTACCGAATAGTCAGTGGGGACTGCGTTTGACGCCAGCAGCTGTTCGATCGCCGTGTAGTCGGTGTTGTACGCCTTGAGGTGCCCCTCCGTGTTCACGATGGTGTTCACAGAGTCGATGGCCTTGGCGGAGGGGTCCATCTCGTCCACCAGCGCGATGACGTCCTCCTTGTACGGCATGGAGATGGCACAGCCGCGGATGCCCAGCCCCCGGACGCCGGCGATGGCCTGTTCCAGGTTGGTGGGCGCGAACGCCTTGTAGATCCAGTTCAGGTCCAGCTGCCCGTACAGGTGGTTGTGGAAGCGGGTCCCGTTGTTGCTGGGCCGGGCCGAGAGCGAGATGCAGAGGGTCATGTCTTTATTCAGAATGGGCACCTGACCATTAAAGCGTTCCCGCGGGTCAGGGGCAGCCGGTCCCTGCAGGAAAGGGCCCGACGGCGGCAGGCAGCTTCCCGGGAGCAAGCGCCTTTCCTGCCAGCACGGCGGCCAGCGCGTCGAAGGCGGTGTCGGTGCGGCCATACAGCGCCAGCTTGACCGGGGCTGTGGAGTTCTGGAGCGGCCAGGGGGCGTCGAGGGCCACGGCGATGTCCCCGCCCGCCGCCTTCCCGCCGAGGCCGATCAGGTTCACCAGCGGGCCTGATCCAACCGCCAGGCCGGAGCGGGCAGCGGCTGCTTCGAAGCGCTCCCGGTCCCCCGGTCCCCCGCCGGCCACGCGTACAGCACCGGGAACAAGGGGGCCGCCGCAGGGACCGGAGACAACGGTAAGGGCCGATGCCGAAACCCGTGCCGACAACGCGACGCCGCTGCCGGCCGGAGAACCTGCACCCGCTGTTGCGGCGGCCGCCGTGGTCCGGGCATGCCAGATCATCATGGTGGCCACCCGCTGCACGGCCTCATCGAGCCGGGCGGCGGGAAGGGTCCCGGCGGCTACGGCCTGGAGGATGGCGGCGTGCGCCTGTTCCACGTCCGCGGGCATCAGCAGCAGGTCGGCGCCGGCTCCCAGGGCTTTCACCGCTGCCGCCCCGGCGGGGTACTGGTTGTCCACGGCCCCCATGTTGAGGGCGTCGGTCACGGCCACGCCTTTGAAGCCCAGGTCCCGCATCACGGCGTAGCTTGGTGCGGAGAGCGACGCCGGCACGCCGGGTTCCAGCGCAGGCACGGCGATGTGCCCGGTCATGACAATGGGCAGGCCCGCGGACACGGCTGCCTGGAAGGGTTTCCAGTCCCGGGCCCGGAGTTCGTCAAGGCCGGCCGGCTGCACGGGCAGGCTGAGGTGGGAGTCCGTTGTCACCGAGCCGTGGCCGGGGAAGTGCTTCACGGTGGGGAGCACACCCG
Proteins encoded in this window:
- a CDS encoding shikimate 5-dehydrogenase, with the protein product MPILNKDMTLCISLSARPSNNGTRFHNHLYGQLDLNWIYKAFAPTNLEQAIAGVRGLGIRGCAISMPYKEDVIALVDEMDPSAKAIDSVNTIVNTEGHLKAYNTDYTAIEQLLASNAVPTDYSVLVQGAGGMAKATVAALRDAGFRNVTVIARNEAAGRALADQYGFQWRAALDGGTADLIINVTPIGMAGGAEADSLSFPAEAIQAARLVFDVVALPAETPLIKTARVAGKPVITGAEVATIQALEQFVLYTGVRPTAEQVRAAEEFMRAQ
- a CDS encoding glycoside hydrolase family 3 protein, producing MSPEQKAGQVLIPFFKGSQVEAHAALIQRLHLAGSIIMGDNVPRDPQGNVDVAAMGAVNQRLQQAASADGRGWPGIIGVDQEGGAVARLGRPLTEWPTPMSYGAAGNQALTREAGKGLASELVPLGFDLDFAPDTDVTIGPGDPTIGARSMSADPAAAAAHGVAFSQGMLDAGVLPTVKHFPGHGSVTTDSHLSLPVQPAGLDELRARDWKPFQAAVSAGLPIVMTGHIAVPALEPGVPASLSAPSYAVMRDLGFKGVAVTDALNMGAVDNQYPAGAAAVKALGAGADLLLMPADVEQAHAAILQAVAAGTLPAARLDEAVQRVATMMIWHARTTAAAATAGAGSPAGSGVALSARVSASALTVVSGPCGGPLVPGAVRVAGGGPGDRERFEAAAARSGLAVGSGPLVNLIGLGGKAAGGDIAVALDAPWPLQNSTAPVKLALYGRTDTAFDALAAVLAGKALAPGKLPAAVGPFPAGTGCP